In one window of Leifsonia sp. NPDC080035 DNA:
- a CDS encoding alpha-1,4-glucan--maltose-1-phosphate maltosyltransferase gives MPILGLSPQVDEGHWPATAYSGEVVPFRATAFREGHDRIGVDLLLLDPSGVQTEHRMHAIAPGTDRWEVEVQLEAEGLWRYRIQAYADEYATWRHNAEVKVPAGIDVELMLTMGHDLLVRAAADKRRSTAERRHLSEAAKTVADTAKTVDERFAAAVDERIVRILTERPVVALPSLSATRAVLVERTRAGVGSWYEFFPRSEGAKQLADGSWQSGTFRTAAKRLPEVAAMGFDVVYLPPIHPIGRTFRKGPNNTLDAGENDPGSPWAIGSAEGGHDAIHPDLGTEKDFVYFLGKAKQAGLEVALDLALQASPDHPWVTSHPEWFTTLPDGTIAYAENPPKKYQDIYPINFDNDYEGLRAEVLRIVRYWMSLGVRIFRVDNPHTKPLRFWEWLIHTVNATDPDVVFLAEAFTRPALLHTLAKAGFQQSYTYFTWRNTKEELTEFFTGLAEETADFLRPNLFVNTPDILTEYLQFGGPAAFKIRAALAATAAPTWGVYSGYELYENVARPGAEEYIDNEKYEYRPRDYARAQALGRSLAPYLTMLNRTRSEHPALRQLRNLRVHASDDDAILVYSKYLAGRFTRSGRPDAMLIVANVDPHSVRETMVHLDVTALGLPLGAQFEVKDVVTGQRWIWGADNYVRLDAFTEPVHILAVKPLAVDPVSVNPVEASR, from the coding sequence ATCCCGATCCTGGGGCTCTCGCCGCAGGTCGACGAGGGCCACTGGCCGGCGACGGCGTACAGCGGCGAGGTCGTCCCGTTCCGCGCCACGGCGTTCCGCGAGGGCCACGACAGGATCGGCGTCGATCTGCTCCTGCTCGACCCGTCCGGAGTGCAGACCGAGCACAGGATGCACGCGATCGCGCCGGGCACCGACCGCTGGGAGGTGGAGGTCCAGCTGGAGGCGGAGGGCCTCTGGCGCTACCGCATCCAGGCCTACGCCGACGAGTACGCCACCTGGCGGCACAACGCCGAGGTGAAGGTCCCCGCCGGCATCGACGTGGAGCTGATGCTGACGATGGGCCACGACCTGCTGGTGCGAGCCGCGGCGGACAAGCGCCGCAGCACCGCGGAGCGCCGGCACCTCTCCGAGGCGGCGAAGACCGTCGCCGACACCGCGAAGACCGTGGATGAGCGGTTCGCCGCCGCCGTGGACGAGCGGATCGTCCGCATCCTCACCGAGCGCCCTGTCGTCGCCCTGCCGTCGCTCTCCGCCACCCGTGCTGTGCTGGTGGAGCGCACCCGCGCCGGTGTCGGCAGCTGGTACGAGTTCTTCCCGCGCTCCGAGGGCGCGAAGCAGCTCGCGGACGGATCGTGGCAGTCCGGCACCTTCCGGACCGCGGCCAAGCGCCTGCCCGAGGTCGCCGCCATGGGCTTCGACGTCGTGTACCTGCCGCCCATCCACCCGATCGGCCGGACGTTCCGCAAGGGGCCGAACAACACCCTGGACGCGGGCGAGAACGACCCGGGGTCGCCGTGGGCGATCGGCAGCGCGGAGGGCGGCCACGACGCCATCCACCCGGACCTCGGCACCGAGAAGGACTTCGTCTACTTCCTCGGCAAGGCCAAGCAGGCGGGACTCGAGGTGGCGCTCGACCTGGCGCTCCAGGCCTCCCCCGACCACCCGTGGGTCACCTCGCACCCGGAGTGGTTCACGACCCTCCCGGACGGCACCATCGCCTACGCGGAGAACCCGCCGAAGAAGTACCAGGACATCTATCCGATCAACTTCGACAACGACTACGAGGGCCTGCGCGCCGAGGTGCTGCGGATCGTCCGGTACTGGATGTCGCTCGGCGTGCGCATCTTCCGCGTCGACAATCCGCACACCAAGCCGCTGCGCTTCTGGGAATGGCTCATCCACACCGTGAACGCGACCGATCCCGACGTGGTCTTCCTCGCCGAGGCGTTCACCCGGCCTGCCCTGCTGCACACCCTCGCCAAGGCCGGGTTCCAGCAGTCGTACACGTACTTCACCTGGCGGAACACCAAAGAGGAGCTCACCGAGTTCTTCACCGGCCTCGCCGAGGAGACGGCGGACTTCCTGCGCCCGAACCTGTTCGTGAACACCCCGGACATCCTCACCGAGTACCTGCAGTTCGGCGGTCCCGCCGCCTTCAAGATCCGCGCGGCGCTCGCCGCGACCGCGGCGCCGACCTGGGGCGTCTACTCCGGCTACGAGCTGTACGAGAACGTCGCGCGTCCCGGCGCCGAGGAGTACATCGACAACGAGAAGTACGAGTACCGGCCGCGCGACTACGCCAGGGCGCAGGCGCTGGGCCGCTCGCTCGCGCCGTACCTGACGATGCTGAACCGCACCCGCAGCGAGCATCCCGCGCTCCGCCAGCTGCGCAACCTGCGCGTCCACGCGAGCGACGACGACGCCATCCTCGTGTACTCCAAGTACCTGGCCGGCAGGTTCACCCGCAGCGGGAGGCCCGACGCGATGCTGATCGTCGCGAACGTCGACCCGCACTCGGTCCGCGAGACGATGGTCCACCTCGACGTCACAGCCCTCGGCCTGCCGCTCGGCGCGCAGTTCGAGGTCAAGGACGTCGTGACCGGCCAGCGCTGGATCTGGGGCGCCGACAACTACGTGCGCCTGGACGCGTTCACCGAGCCCGTGCACATCCTCGCCGTCAAGCCCCTCGCCGTCGACCCCGTGTCCGTCAACCCCGTGGAGGCCAGCCGATGA
- the glgP gene encoding alpha-glucan family phosphorylase: MKAIRRFTVRAVLPENLSALEEIAGNLRWSWHEPTKELFARISPELWQQVEHDPIALLGSVDPARLAELAGDQGYVDWATHIRDDLRAYIHDPRWYQSLGADAPASIAYFSPEFGIAAALPQYSGGLGILAGDHLKAASDLGVPLVGVGLFYRSGYFSQAITPDGWQLESYPVLDPDGLPLSVLRNPDGTPVQITLALPDGVLHARVWQAAVGRVRLLLLDTDIPENEERLRSVTDRLYGGGGEHRLLQELLLGIGGVRAVKAWTELTGAPQAEVFHTNEGHAGFLGLERISDLIGDGLTFDEALQIVRAGTVFTTHTPVPAGIDRFDRPLVQRYFSTSLLPGVEPDQVLALGAEDYPGGSPDVFNMAVMGLRLGQHANGVSRLHGEVSRQMFGGLYPGFDSNQVPIDSVTNGVHAPTWTDPMLRALALERLGTDDTTHADWGNAGAVSDLDLWGVRNRMREQLVRDARRRLQAAWEEQNPGGIAPAWMSDLLDPNVLTIGFARRVPTYKRLTLMLHDPERLRNILLNPERPVQFVIAGKSHPADDEGKRLIQKLVQFASEPEIRSRMVFLPDYDIGMAQLLYPGTDVWLNNPLRPLEACGTSGMKAALNGALNLSILDGWWNEFYDGENGWAIPSADAAGDGAERDALEAEAMYDLIEHQIAPRFYDRDADGVPAAWVGQIRHTLATLSSPLSAERMVREYVERLYVPAAGYEKRLTADDCLKARELAAWKGRVRAAWPGVNVAHVDAGGLDAVPQVGDELHVRALVHLGGLKPEDVQVQLVAGRSRDGDELVDLHFEPLTVDSGIPGADPSVAHEFTGAMRLTWAGSFGYTVRVVPVNDLLLSPAELGLVAVAG; the protein is encoded by the coding sequence GTGAAGGCCATCCGTAGATTCACCGTCCGAGCCGTCCTGCCCGAGAACCTCTCCGCGCTGGAGGAGATCGCCGGCAACCTCCGCTGGTCCTGGCACGAGCCGACCAAGGAGCTGTTCGCGCGCATCTCGCCGGAGCTGTGGCAGCAGGTCGAGCACGATCCGATCGCGCTGCTCGGCTCCGTCGACCCCGCTCGGCTCGCCGAACTCGCCGGGGACCAGGGCTACGTCGACTGGGCCACGCACATCCGCGACGACCTGCGCGCGTACATCCACGATCCGCGCTGGTACCAGTCGCTCGGTGCGGACGCACCCGCCTCGATCGCGTACTTCTCGCCCGAGTTCGGCATCGCCGCGGCGCTGCCGCAGTACTCCGGCGGTCTCGGCATCCTCGCGGGCGACCACCTGAAGGCCGCGAGCGACCTCGGCGTCCCGCTCGTCGGCGTCGGGCTGTTCTACCGCTCCGGCTACTTCTCCCAGGCGATCACGCCCGACGGCTGGCAGCTGGAGAGCTATCCCGTGCTGGACCCGGACGGCCTGCCGCTGAGCGTGCTGCGCAACCCGGACGGCACGCCCGTCCAGATCACGCTGGCCCTGCCGGATGGCGTGCTGCACGCCAGGGTCTGGCAGGCCGCGGTCGGCCGCGTGCGCCTCCTGCTGCTCGACACCGACATCCCCGAGAACGAGGAGCGGCTGCGCTCGGTCACCGACCGGCTGTACGGCGGCGGCGGCGAGCACCGGCTGCTTCAGGAGCTGCTGCTCGGCATCGGCGGCGTGCGCGCGGTGAAGGCCTGGACGGAGCTGACCGGCGCCCCGCAGGCGGAGGTGTTCCACACCAACGAGGGCCACGCCGGCTTCCTCGGCCTGGAGCGGATCTCCGACCTGATCGGCGATGGCCTGACCTTCGACGAGGCGCTCCAGATCGTGCGCGCCGGCACGGTGTTCACGACCCACACGCCGGTGCCCGCCGGGATCGACCGCTTCGACCGCCCGCTGGTCCAGCGGTACTTCTCCACCTCGCTGCTGCCGGGCGTCGAACCTGACCAGGTGCTCGCACTCGGCGCTGAGGACTACCCGGGCGGATCGCCGGATGTGTTCAACATGGCGGTGATGGGCCTGCGCCTCGGGCAGCACGCCAACGGCGTCTCACGTCTGCACGGCGAGGTGAGCAGGCAGATGTTCGGCGGCCTGTACCCGGGCTTCGACAGCAACCAGGTGCCGATCGACTCCGTGACGAACGGCGTGCACGCCCCGACCTGGACCGACCCGATGCTGCGGGCGCTCGCCCTCGAGCGGCTGGGCACAGACGACACAACGCACGCCGACTGGGGCAACGCGGGGGCGGTCAGCGACCTCGACCTCTGGGGCGTGCGCAACCGGATGCGCGAGCAGCTCGTCCGCGACGCCCGCCGCCGCCTCCAGGCCGCCTGGGAGGAGCAGAACCCCGGCGGGATCGCGCCAGCGTGGATGTCGGACCTGCTCGACCCGAACGTGCTCACCATCGGCTTCGCCCGCCGCGTGCCCACCTACAAGCGGCTGACGCTGATGCTGCACGACCCCGAACGGCTGCGCAACATCCTGCTGAACCCCGAGCGCCCTGTCCAGTTCGTGATCGCAGGCAAGTCGCACCCGGCCGACGACGAGGGCAAGCGGCTCATCCAGAAGCTCGTGCAGTTCGCCTCCGAGCCGGAGATCCGCTCGCGCATGGTGTTCCTGCCCGACTACGACATCGGGATGGCGCAGCTGCTCTACCCGGGCACCGACGTCTGGCTGAACAACCCGCTGCGCCCGCTCGAGGCGTGCGGCACCTCCGGGATGAAGGCGGCGCTGAACGGCGCGCTGAACCTGTCCATCCTCGACGGCTGGTGGAACGAGTTCTACGACGGCGAGAACGGCTGGGCGATCCCGTCCGCCGATGCCGCGGGCGACGGCGCCGAGCGCGACGCGCTGGAGGCCGAGGCGATGTACGACCTCATCGAGCACCAGATCGCGCCGCGGTTCTATGACCGCGACGCCGACGGCGTGCCCGCTGCCTGGGTGGGCCAGATCCGGCACACCCTCGCGACGCTGTCCTCGCCGCTCAGCGCGGAGCGGATGGTCCGCGAGTACGTGGAACGGCTGTACGTGCCGGCCGCGGGCTACGAGAAGCGCCTGACCGCGGACGACTGCCTCAAGGCGCGCGAGCTCGCCGCCTGGAAGGGCCGTGTCCGCGCCGCGTGGCCCGGCGTGAACGTCGCCCACGTTGACGCGGGCGGCCTGGATGCGGTCCCGCAGGTCGGCGACGAGCTGCACGTCCGCGCGCTCGTGCACCTGGGCGGGCTGAAGCCCGAGGATGTGCAGGTGCAGCTCGTCGCCGGGCGCAGCCGCGACGGCGACGAGCTGGTGGACCTGCACTTCGAACCGCTGACGGTGGACTCGGGCATCCCGGGCGCCGACCCGTCGGTCGCCCACGAGTTCACCGGGGCCATGCGGCTGACGTGGGCGGGCTCGTTCGGCTACACCGTGCGCGTCGTGCCGGTCAACGACCTGCTGCTCTCGCCGGCCGAACTGGGCCTGGTCGCGGTCGCCGGCTGA
- the ybaK gene encoding Cys-tRNA(Pro) deacylase encodes MAKRPASAGTPATVALTAAGVPFALHPYEHDPAAPSFGLEAAEALGVEPDRVFKTLLADTELGIVVGVVPVTGMLDLKALAAAVGAKRASMADPSVAERRTGYVVGGISPVGQKTAHVTVIDETAQLFDTVFVSGGRRGLDIELAPGDLLAVVSGRYAAIAK; translated from the coding sequence ATGGCCAAGCGCCCCGCCTCCGCCGGCACCCCGGCCACTGTCGCCCTGACCGCCGCGGGCGTCCCGTTCGCCCTGCACCCGTACGAGCACGACCCGGCGGCCCCCTCGTTCGGCCTGGAGGCGGCCGAGGCGCTCGGCGTCGAGCCGGACCGCGTCTTCAAGACGCTGCTCGCGGACACCGAGCTCGGCATCGTGGTCGGCGTCGTCCCGGTGACCGGGATGCTCGACCTGAAGGCGCTCGCCGCTGCCGTCGGCGCCAAACGCGCGAGCATGGCCGATCCGTCCGTCGCCGAGCGCAGGACCGGCTACGTGGTCGGCGGCATCTCCCCCGTCGGGCAGAAGACGGCGCACGTCACCGTGATCGACGAGACCGCACAGCTCTTCGACACCGTCTTCGTCTCCGGCGGCCGCCGTGGGCTCGATATCGAGCTGGCGCCCGGCGACCTGCTGGCCGTCGTCTCCGGCCGCTACGCCGCGATCGCGAAGTAG
- the glgX gene encoding glycogen debranching protein GlgX, whose translation MTSADPLRNLGVRVGPHGGELRVYSENATAMELCIFDAKDPNWLVKTVPMTKDGGNVWVGRSRTLQVGTRYALRVTGPTAPANVFNAETLLLDPYARGLVRVSAEEWRSTVIADGFDWGSSQKPRTPLDHTVVYEAHVRGISRLNPDVPEELRGTYAGLAHESTIAYLKDLGVTAVELLPVHAFVSEQRLIQQGLTNYWGYNTLNFFSPHAPYASRSAQAAGPDAVLAEFKGMVKLLHEAGLEVILDVVYNHTAEEGIGGPTTSLRGIDNATYYRHDDAGVYIDVTGCGNTVDFGHPVPQRLVLDSLRYWAQEVQIDGFRFDLAVTLGRGRDVSYSREHPLINAVLHDPVLADTKLIAEPWDVGMGGWQTGNFPGPTGDRDGWSEWNDRYRDRVRTFWLADIAGARRNGQAPIGIGGFATRLAGSSNTFSPERGPLASVNFVTAHDGFTMADLTAYDVKHNLGNGEDNRDGTDNNRSFNHGVEGPTVDERILLDRRKAMRNLMGTLLLSAGVPMITAGDEFGRSQRGNNNAYCHDSELTWLSWLRTREQREMVDTTKRLLQLRRENPALRPSRFAVLGETTPNASHMDWYDASGAYMDDEDWNSPENRTLQYLAASTPDREEFNRVLLIVHGVEDDVEVSLPVAPGVTSYQLLWDSATEVPIEEDGAEIAPGATRLVGGASMQLYRANGPRVQAADATGSGTDAGTDAGAADAA comes from the coding sequence ATGACCTCCGCCGATCCTCTGCGCAACCTGGGCGTCCGCGTCGGCCCGCACGGCGGCGAGCTCCGGGTGTACTCCGAGAACGCCACCGCGATGGAGCTGTGCATCTTCGACGCCAAGGACCCGAACTGGCTCGTCAAGACCGTGCCGATGACGAAGGACGGCGGGAACGTCTGGGTGGGCCGCTCGCGCACCCTGCAGGTCGGCACCCGTTACGCGCTCCGGGTCACCGGTCCGACGGCGCCGGCGAACGTGTTCAACGCCGAGACCCTGCTGCTGGATCCGTACGCCCGCGGCCTCGTCCGCGTCTCCGCGGAGGAGTGGCGGTCGACGGTCATCGCGGACGGCTTCGACTGGGGTTCGTCGCAGAAGCCGCGGACGCCGCTCGACCACACCGTCGTCTACGAGGCGCACGTCCGCGGCATCAGCCGGCTGAACCCGGACGTCCCTGAGGAGCTGCGCGGGACCTACGCCGGGCTCGCGCACGAGTCGACGATCGCCTACCTGAAGGACCTCGGCGTCACGGCGGTGGAGCTGCTTCCCGTCCACGCGTTCGTCTCGGAGCAGCGCCTCATCCAGCAGGGGCTGACCAACTACTGGGGCTACAACACGCTGAACTTCTTCAGCCCGCACGCGCCGTACGCCTCCCGTTCGGCGCAGGCGGCGGGGCCGGACGCCGTGCTCGCGGAGTTCAAGGGGATGGTGAAGCTGCTGCACGAGGCCGGCCTCGAGGTCATCCTCGACGTCGTCTACAACCACACGGCGGAGGAGGGCATCGGCGGCCCCACCACGAGCCTCCGCGGCATCGACAACGCCACCTACTACCGCCACGACGACGCCGGGGTGTACATCGACGTGACCGGCTGCGGCAACACGGTCGACTTCGGCCACCCGGTTCCGCAGCGGCTCGTGCTGGACTCGCTGCGCTACTGGGCGCAGGAGGTGCAGATCGACGGCTTCCGCTTCGACCTCGCCGTGACCCTCGGCCGCGGTCGGGACGTCTCGTACAGCAGGGAGCATCCCCTCATCAACGCGGTCCTGCACGACCCGGTGCTCGCCGACACGAAGCTGATCGCCGAGCCGTGGGATGTCGGGATGGGCGGCTGGCAGACCGGCAACTTCCCCGGCCCCACCGGCGACCGCGACGGCTGGTCCGAGTGGAACGACCGCTACCGCGACCGCGTCCGCACCTTCTGGCTCGCCGACATCGCGGGCGCCCGGCGCAACGGCCAGGCGCCGATCGGGATCGGCGGCTTCGCCACCCGGCTCGCCGGATCGTCCAACACCTTCTCGCCGGAGCGCGGCCCGCTCGCCTCCGTCAACTTCGTGACGGCGCACGACGGCTTCACCATGGCAGACCTGACCGCCTACGACGTGAAGCACAACCTCGGCAACGGCGAGGACAACCGCGACGGAACGGACAACAACCGGTCGTTCAACCACGGCGTCGAGGGGCCGACGGTCGACGAGCGCATCCTGCTCGATCGGCGGAAGGCGATGCGGAACCTGATGGGGACGCTGCTGCTCTCGGCGGGCGTCCCGATGATCACGGCCGGCGACGAGTTCGGCCGCAGCCAGCGCGGCAACAACAACGCCTACTGCCACGACAGCGAGCTGACCTGGCTGAGCTGGCTGCGCACCCGCGAGCAGCGCGAGATGGTCGACACCACCAAGCGGCTGCTGCAGCTGCGCCGGGAGAACCCGGCACTGCGACCGAGCCGGTTCGCGGTGCTCGGGGAGACCACCCCGAACGCGAGCCACATGGACTGGTACGACGCCTCCGGCGCGTACATGGACGACGAGGACTGGAACTCGCCCGAGAACCGCACCCTGCAGTACCTGGCGGCCTCGACGCCGGACCGAGAGGAGTTCAACCGGGTGCTGCTGATCGTCCACGGCGTCGAGGACGACGTCGAGGTGTCCCTTCCGGTCGCTCCCGGCGTCACGTCGTATCAGCTGCTCTGGGACAGCGCGACCGAGGTGCCGATCGAGGAGGACGGCGCGGAGATCGCACCCGGCGCGACGCGGCTGGTCGGCGGAGCATCCATGCAGCTGTACCGGGCGAACGGGCCGCGGGTGCAGGCGGCCGACGCAACCGGCAGCGGGACGGACGCCGGCACGGACGCCGGGGCGGCGGACGCCGCCTGA
- a CDS encoding cysteine desulfurase family protein: MPVYLDHAATTPMRPEAVEAFTGALGVVGNPASIHSQGQQARRMLEEARETVAETLGCDPVEVVFTSGGTEAINLAIKGMYWARNADAARPRILVPGGEHHATVDTVEWLERAEGARPQWLPLDAEGRIEPPSFAEAGDVALLTMLAVNNEVGTVQPVAALAAEARAAGVPVHVDAVAAYGHLPVDFAGLGVDALSVSAHKIGGPVGIGALVLARSSAVVPLIHGGGQQRQVRSGTQDVAAAVAFAAAARASAAERETEPIRLAALRDRLIRGVLAAVPEAVLSGPAPASGERVASNAHFVFPGAQGDSLLFLLDMAGVSVSTGSACQAGIPEPSHVLLAMGRSEQEARSALRFTLGRTSTEADVDALLAALPGAYAQAARAGLADRAPRIG, encoded by the coding sequence GTGCCGGTCTACCTCGACCACGCAGCCACGACGCCGATGCGACCGGAGGCCGTTGAGGCCTTCACCGGTGCGCTCGGCGTCGTCGGCAACCCCGCGAGCATCCACAGCCAGGGGCAGCAGGCACGTCGCATGCTCGAGGAGGCGCGGGAGACCGTCGCGGAGACGCTCGGCTGCGACCCCGTCGAGGTGGTGTTCACCTCCGGGGGCACCGAGGCGATCAACCTGGCGATCAAGGGGATGTACTGGGCGCGGAACGCGGACGCGGCGCGCCCGCGCATCCTGGTCCCCGGCGGCGAGCACCACGCGACGGTCGACACCGTCGAGTGGCTGGAGCGTGCGGAGGGCGCCCGGCCGCAGTGGCTGCCGCTCGACGCGGAGGGCCGCATCGAGCCGCCGTCGTTCGCTGAGGCCGGGGATGTCGCGCTGCTCACCATGCTCGCGGTGAACAACGAGGTCGGCACCGTGCAGCCGGTGGCGGCGCTCGCCGCGGAGGCCCGGGCGGCCGGCGTCCCGGTGCACGTCGACGCCGTCGCCGCGTATGGCCATCTGCCCGTCGACTTCGCCGGGCTCGGCGTGGATGCGCTGAGCGTCTCGGCCCACAAGATCGGCGGCCCGGTCGGCATCGGCGCCCTCGTCCTGGCGCGATCGTCGGCCGTTGTGCCGCTCATCCACGGCGGCGGCCAGCAGCGCCAGGTGCGCAGCGGCACCCAGGACGTCGCGGCCGCGGTGGCGTTCGCGGCGGCCGCGCGGGCGAGCGCTGCGGAACGGGAGACGGAGCCGATACGGCTGGCCGCGCTGCGCGACCGGCTCATCCGCGGTGTGCTCGCCGCGGTGCCGGAGGCCGTGCTGAGCGGCCCCGCACCCGCGTCCGGCGAGCGCGTCGCGTCGAACGCGCACTTCGTCTTCCCCGGCGCGCAGGGCGATTCGCTGCTGTTCCTGCTCGACATGGCCGGAGTGTCGGTGTCGACCGGTTCGGCGTGCCAGGCGGGCATCCCCGAGCCGTCGCATGTGCTGCTGGCGATGGGGCGCAGCGAGCAGGAGGCGCGCTCGGCCCTGCGCTTCACCCTCGGCCGAACGTCGACCGAGGCGGATGTGGATGCGCTGCTCGCGGCACTGCCCGGCGCCTACGCGCAGGCGGCGCGCGCCGGCCTCGCCGACCGGGCGCCCCGGATCGGCTGA
- the mnmA gene encoding tRNA 2-thiouridine(34) synthase MnmA, translating into MRVLAAMSGGVDSAVAAARAVEAGHDVVGVHLALSRMPGTLRTGSRGCCTIEDSMDAQRAANVIGIPYYVWDFSERFKLDVVDDFIAEYSAGRTPNPCMRCNERIKFAALLEKALDLGFDAVCTGHYASIRTDADGNRELHRASDWAKDQSYVLGVLTAEQLAHAMFPLGATPSKAEVRAEAAARGLSVANKPDSHDICFIPDGDTRGWLAERVGAETGDILDRDGNRLGTHEGAHAFTVGQRKGLNIGYPSPDGRPRFVLEVRPKENTVVVGPKEALDIAEIAGSRFTWAGQPPVDAHAPFACDVQIRAHADPVPAVAVVRDSELVVRPDTPLDGVAPGQTAVIYVGTRVLGQTTIDRTVSAVPA; encoded by the coding sequence GTGCGAGTTCTAGCGGCGATGAGCGGTGGTGTCGATTCTGCAGTGGCGGCGGCGCGTGCCGTGGAAGCCGGCCACGACGTGGTCGGGGTGCACCTGGCGCTCAGCAGGATGCCCGGGACGCTGCGCACCGGCAGTCGCGGCTGCTGCACGATCGAGGACTCGATGGACGCGCAGCGCGCGGCCAACGTCATCGGCATCCCGTACTACGTGTGGGACTTCTCGGAGCGGTTCAAGCTGGACGTCGTCGACGACTTCATCGCCGAGTACTCGGCGGGCCGCACGCCGAACCCGTGCATGCGCTGCAACGAGCGCATCAAGTTCGCGGCGCTGCTGGAGAAGGCGCTCGACCTCGGCTTCGACGCCGTCTGCACCGGCCACTACGCCAGCATCCGCACCGATGCGGACGGCAACCGCGAGCTGCACCGGGCGAGCGACTGGGCGAAGGACCAGTCGTACGTCCTCGGCGTGCTCACCGCCGAGCAGCTCGCGCACGCGATGTTCCCGCTCGGCGCGACGCCGTCGAAGGCGGAGGTCCGCGCGGAGGCGGCTGCGCGCGGCCTGAGCGTTGCGAACAAGCCGGACTCGCACGACATCTGCTTCATCCCGGACGGCGACACCCGCGGCTGGCTGGCCGAGCGGGTGGGAGCCGAGACCGGCGACATCCTCGACCGAGACGGCAACCGGCTCGGAACGCACGAGGGCGCGCACGCGTTCACGGTCGGCCAGCGCAAGGGGCTGAACATCGGCTACCCGTCGCCGGACGGCCGCCCGCGGTTCGTGCTCGAGGTGCGGCCGAAGGAGAACACGGTCGTCGTCGGGCCCAAGGAGGCCCTGGACATCGCCGAGATCGCCGGGTCGCGGTTCACCTGGGCGGGGCAGCCGCCGGTGGATGCGCACGCGCCGTTCGCGTGCGACGTGCAGATCCGCGCGCACGCCGATCCCGTCCCCGCTGTCGCGGTGGTGCGCGACAGCGAGTTGGTCGTCCGCCCCGACACGCCGCTCGACGGCGTCGCACCCGGCCAGACCGCCGTGATCTACGTCGGCACGCGGGTACTCGGCCAGACCACGATCGACCGCACGGTCTCCGCCGTCCCCGCCTGA